The following coding sequences lie in one Cystobacter ferrugineus genomic window:
- a CDS encoding dienelactone hydrolase family protein, translating to MHEVTTARIIYEADGLNMVAHLARPRGEGPWPAVLIGHDGVGLDDYQRSRADDLAAHGHIALAMDYHGGQTFFGRPDAMLARVMPLLADPGRMRAIGRAALDVLLSTPGVDADRLLALGYGAGGHVVLELARTGAPFQAIAVVHPSLPEPDARDWRDVNGTFLLCTGSEDPLCTPDQLLAFGRALQEAGVDWRVDIYGGAKHAFWARPTNPDGSPAEGLMHLEATVPGVGYHPKHTVRSWRAVLDLFAEDRGARRA from the coding sequence ATGCACGAAGTAACGACTGCCCGGATCATCTACGAGGCGGACGGCCTGAACATGGTCGCGCACTTGGCGCGCCCCCGTGGCGAGGGTCCCTGGCCGGCGGTCCTCATCGGACACGACGGCGTCGGTCTCGACGACTACCAGCGGAGCCGCGCCGATGACCTCGCCGCGCATGGCCATATCGCACTCGCGATGGACTACCACGGCGGGCAGACCTTCTTCGGCAGACCCGACGCCATGCTGGCCCGGGTCATGCCCCTGCTGGCCGACCCCGGACGGATGCGGGCCATCGGCCGCGCGGCGCTGGACGTCCTCCTCTCGACGCCCGGGGTCGACGCCGACCGGCTCCTGGCCCTCGGCTATGGTGCCGGCGGCCACGTCGTCCTCGAGCTTGCGAGGACGGGCGCACCCTTCCAAGCCATCGCGGTCGTCCATCCCAGCCTGCCCGAACCCGACGCCCGGGACTGGCGCGACGTGAACGGCACCTTCCTCCTCTGCACCGGTTCCGAGGACCCGCTCTGCACCCCCGACCAGCTCCTCGCATTCGGTCGGGCACTGCAGGAGGCCGGGGTTGACTGGCGCGTGGACATCTACGGCGGTGCCAAGCACGCCTTCTGGGCGCGCCCGACGAACCCGGACGGGTCGCCGGCCGAAGGGCTCATGCATCTTGAGGCGACCGTGCCAGGTGTCGGCTACCACCCGAAACACACCGTGCGCTCATGGCGGGCGGTCCTCGACCTCTTCGCGGAGGACCGAGGCGCCCGACGTGCATGA
- a CDS encoding Imm52 family immunity protein has product MRVVCRARGDAVQPHGAHAGPEFSFGAWTGHVEDGRGGMVSLTCGDASGAYPNCCVLYLPWPEVEPEGACVVAAPVLVNVMRAMVLSWEPLIGVVATDEWRWALRPEKDPRGFAGWLTYLARTRGEVPPLPPPVRTEPVEDKGTLIVLAPDPRRNG; this is encoded by the coding sequence ATGCGGGTTGTGTGCCGGGCCAGAGGAGACGCGGTGCAGCCCCATGGGGCACACGCCGGCCCAGAGTTCAGCTTCGGGGCCTGGACAGGGCACGTGGAGGATGGGCGTGGGGGAATGGTGAGTCTCACGTGTGGAGATGCGTCGGGGGCTTACCCCAACTGCTGCGTGTTGTACCTCCCATGGCCCGAGGTAGAGCCAGAAGGCGCGTGTGTGGTGGCAGCACCCGTTCTCGTGAACGTGATGCGGGCCATGGTGCTCTCGTGGGAGCCACTCATCGGCGTTGTTGCCACTGATGAGTGGCGGTGGGCACTGCGGCCAGAGAAGGATCCCAGGGGCTTCGCGGGGTGGCTCACGTACCTGGCGCGGACGCGCGGCGAGGTGCCTCCGCTGCCGCCACCTGTTCGGACGGAGCCCGTAGAGGACAAGGGCACCCTGATCGTTCTCGCACCCGATCCACGCCGTAACGGCTGA
- a CDS encoding FAD binding domain-containing protein, with amino-acid sequence MAYATALVAYGASVELSGPGGKTRVVPVSDFLLPPDMKRPGDTVIAPNEVLTRVRIPAPGAGTKAAYHKQGERESYDWPLCDVAVVLQMDGQVVRQAAIALGWVAPTPRRAAEAEKLLVGKKLDEELARQVAKAAVGGATPLSKNAYKVPILEAVIRRTVVAASKA; translated from the coding sequence ATGGCGTATGCCACCGCCCTGGTGGCCTATGGCGCGTCGGTCGAGTTGAGCGGACCCGGCGGCAAGACGCGCGTGGTCCCCGTCTCCGACTTCCTCCTGCCACCGGACATGAAGCGGCCAGGCGATACGGTCATCGCGCCGAACGAGGTGTTGACGCGCGTGCGCATCCCGGCGCCGGGCGCGGGAACGAAGGCGGCGTACCACAAGCAGGGCGAGCGGGAGAGCTACGACTGGCCGCTGTGCGACGTCGCGGTGGTGCTCCAGATGGATGGGCAGGTCGTCCGGCAGGCGGCCATCGCCCTGGGCTGGGTCGCGCCCACGCCCCGGCGGGCGGCGGAGGCGGAGAAGCTCCTCGTGGGGAAGAAGCTCGATGAGGAGCTGGCGCGGCAGGTGGCGAAGGCGGCCGTGGGCGGCGCGACGCCCCTGTCGAAGAACGCCTACAAGGTGCCGATCCTCGAAGCGGTGATCCGCAGGACGGTGGTCGCCGCGTCGAAGGCCTGA
- a CDS encoding glycosyltransferase: MIGVVIPAHNEESLLEECLASVVRASIHPALLGEDVRSVVVLDDCTDGSARVARRWGVNTLCVEARNVGQARALGCGVLRAQGARWLANTDADSRVFPDWLAVQLALDVDVVCGVVEVGDWSPHSARARRRYESAYQDIDGHSHIHGANLGVRTRAYVGAGGFPPLSAHEDVALVDSLRRSGARIAWSARARVLTSARRDARARGGFGDYLNGLEVD; the protein is encoded by the coding sequence ATGATTGGTGTCGTGATTCCGGCCCACAACGAGGAATCGCTGCTGGAGGAGTGCCTGGCCTCGGTGGTCCGCGCGTCGATACATCCCGCGCTCCTGGGTGAAGACGTGCGGAGCGTGGTGGTGTTGGACGATTGCACGGACGGCAGTGCGCGCGTGGCCCGGCGCTGGGGGGTGAACACGCTGTGCGTGGAGGCGCGCAACGTGGGGCAGGCGCGCGCCCTGGGGTGTGGGGTGCTGCGGGCGCAGGGGGCGCGGTGGCTGGCCAACACGGATGCCGACAGCCGCGTCTTTCCGGACTGGTTGGCGGTGCAACTTGCGCTGGATGTGGACGTCGTCTGTGGCGTCGTCGAGGTGGGGGATTGGTCACCGCACAGCGCGCGCGCCCGTCGCCGCTACGAGTCGGCCTACCAGGACATCGACGGCCATTCGCACATCCATGGCGCCAACCTGGGGGTGCGCACGCGGGCGTACGTGGGGGCAGGGGGTTTTCCGCCGCTGTCCGCTCACGAAGACGTGGCGCTCGTCGATTCGCTGCGACGCTCCGGAGCGCGGATCGCCTGGAGCGCCCGGGCGCGGGTGCTGACGAGCGCACGACGCGATGCGCGAGCCCGAGGTGGCTTTGGTGACTACCTGAACGGACTGGAGGTCGACTGA
- a CDS encoding class I SAM-dependent methyltransferase, with protein sequence MSDGSEAAVRVARRRLAPWPHVRVEQRLLPDAWPEGTFELVVLGEFGYYLDAKALLGVRERAVRSLAPEGVLVACHWRPPIAEAPLTGDEVHEVLGRARGLHRLARHEEEDFLLEMWSPGADSVARREHLR encoded by the coding sequence GTGAGTGACGGCAGCGAGGCGGCGGTGCGCGTGGCCCGGAGGCGCCTGGCGCCCTGGCCGCATGTGCGGGTGGAGCAGCGGCTGCTGCCGGACGCGTGGCCCGAGGGGACCTTCGAGCTCGTGGTGCTCGGCGAGTTTGGCTACTACCTGGACGCGAAGGCGCTCCTGGGGGTGCGCGAGCGCGCGGTACGCTCGCTCGCCCCGGAGGGCGTCCTGGTGGCGTGCCATTGGCGCCCGCCCATCGCGGAGGCCCCTCTCACCGGAGACGAGGTGCATGAGGTGCTCGGCCGCGCCCGGGGACTGCACCGCCTGGCGCGACACGAGGAGGAGGATTTCCTGCTCGAGATGTGGTCACCCGGCGCGGACTCCGTGGCCCGGAGGGAGCACCTGCGATGA
- a CDS encoding PIG-L deacetylase family protein, with the protein MEPVNSRRIFDEGTSARDWEAWSGLDVLPSLEPALLVPEGRRAVIVAPHPDDEVLGTGGLLARLGRLGRDVLVLAVTDGTASHPGSTSWPVERLARTRPRETQEALHRLGLGGARVERVGIPDGAVTENEERLVEWLGARLRPDDVVLATWRLDGHPDHEAVGRAASRACAALDGRCVEFPIWMWHWARPGDTRVPWSRARRIELDEATLALKRRAMEAYVSQLEPDSTTGNPPIVPPYALERLMRPFEVVFT; encoded by the coding sequence ATGGAGCCTGTGAATTCGCGGCGCATCTTCGACGAGGGCACCTCGGCTCGGGACTGGGAGGCCTGGAGTGGCCTGGACGTCCTGCCTTCCCTGGAGCCCGCCCTGCTGGTGCCCGAGGGCCGGCGTGCCGTCATCGTCGCGCCCCATCCGGATGACGAGGTGCTCGGGACCGGAGGGCTGCTCGCGCGGCTTGGCCGGCTCGGGCGGGACGTGTTGGTTCTCGCCGTCACGGATGGGACGGCGAGCCATCCGGGGTCCACCTCCTGGCCGGTGGAGCGGCTCGCGCGGACGCGGCCCCGGGAGACGCAGGAGGCGCTGCACCGGCTCGGGCTGGGCGGGGCGCGGGTGGAGCGGGTGGGGATTCCCGATGGCGCCGTCACCGAGAACGAGGAGCGGCTGGTGGAGTGGTTGGGCGCGCGGCTTCGTCCGGACGACGTGGTGCTGGCCACGTGGCGCCTGGATGGACACCCGGACCATGAGGCGGTGGGGCGGGCGGCGTCGCGGGCGTGTGCGGCGTTGGACGGCCGCTGCGTGGAGTTCCCCATCTGGATGTGGCACTGGGCCCGGCCCGGAGACACGCGGGTGCCCTGGTCCCGGGCGCGGCGCATCGAGTTGGACGAGGCCACGCTCGCGCTCAAGCGCCGGGCCATGGAGGCGTACGTGAGCCAGTTGGAGCCGGATTCCACCACGGGAAACCCGCCCATCGTGCCCCCTTACGCGCTCGAGCGGTTGATGCGGCCCTTCGAGGTGGTGTTCACATGA
- a CDS encoding acyl-CoA/acyl-ACP dehydrogenase yields the protein MYSSGLREQSAHQEEHFSIEALQLLLGRLEGPAEEPVGLAPARGLQQLLSGGFGALPLPGRGQTLLRWRALAAVAAVDLGLIKLFEGHTDALAILAELGAEPPPAGSSWGVWASEPPQARVRVSGRADGRVELSGRKAWCSGAPQVSHALVTAWDAEERQCLVAVAMKQAGVRVTKEGWHAVGMASSASVDVLFEGAVGTRVGPPGGYTARPGFWQGGAGIAACWYGAAAAVGETLRAHCARREEPHARAHLGAVDTALGGARALLREAAAWIDAHPREDASLVAWRARAGVEAAAELVLRHTGRAVGAGPYCRDARVARRMADLPVFLRQSHAERDLEALAGLVVKEGAGGWSL from the coding sequence ATGTACTCCAGCGGTCTTCGCGAGCAGTCGGCGCACCAGGAAGAACACTTCTCCATCGAGGCACTCCAGTTGCTTCTGGGGCGACTGGAGGGCCCTGCGGAGGAGCCCGTGGGGCTCGCTCCGGCGCGTGGGCTCCAGCAACTCCTCTCCGGGGGCTTCGGGGCGCTGCCGCTGCCCGGGCGGGGCCAGACCCTGCTGCGGTGGCGGGCCCTGGCGGCGGTGGCGGCGGTGGACCTGGGCCTCATCAAGCTGTTCGAGGGTCATACGGATGCGCTCGCCATCCTGGCGGAGCTGGGCGCCGAGCCGCCTCCGGCCGGGAGCAGTTGGGGCGTCTGGGCCTCCGAGCCTCCCCAGGCCCGGGTGCGGGTGAGCGGACGCGCGGACGGTCGGGTGGAGCTGTCCGGCCGTAAGGCGTGGTGCTCGGGGGCGCCGCAGGTCAGCCATGCGCTGGTGACGGCCTGGGACGCCGAGGAGCGTCAGTGCCTCGTGGCGGTGGCGATGAAGCAGGCGGGCGTGCGCGTGACGAAGGAGGGGTGGCACGCGGTGGGAATGGCGTCCTCGGCCAGCGTGGACGTGCTCTTCGAGGGCGCGGTGGGCACGCGCGTGGGCCCGCCGGGCGGCTACACGGCGCGGCCGGGTTTCTGGCAGGGCGGCGCGGGCATCGCCGCGTGCTGGTATGGCGCGGCGGCGGCGGTGGGCGAGACGCTGCGCGCGCACTGTGCCCGGCGCGAGGAGCCCCACGCCCGCGCGCACCTGGGCGCGGTGGACACCGCCCTCGGTGGAGCGCGGGCGCTGTTGCGTGAGGCCGCGGCGTGGATCGATGCGCATCCCCGGGAGGATGCGTCGCTCGTCGCCTGGCGGGCGCGAGCCGGGGTGGAGGCCGCGGCGGAGCTCGTGCTGCGGCACACGGGCCGGGCCGTGGGCGCGGGTCCCTACTGTCGGGACGCGCGGGTGGCCCGGCGGATGGCGGACCTGCCGGTGTTCTTGCGCCAGAGCCACGCGGAGCGGGACCTGGAGGCCCTGGCGGGACTCGTGGTGAAGGAAGGAGCGGGTGGATGGAGCCTGTGA
- a CDS encoding glycosyltransferase, translated as MIYLLLLLTGVSALYLMNLAVLLRRVMRALPRIKRLEAPAPARWPRVSMIMPARDEARTLEPAMRSKLGNSYPELELVLVNDRSTDATGSLADRFAQEEPRLQVVHIEQLPADWLGKVHAMQRGLERASGEWILFSDADVHLAPKALERIVAYAEHEGLERIGRREAVLRGRAGAEGPRRAADGCRPSCEPGRCRGQAASLGMPAQAALP; from the coding sequence ATGATCTATCTCCTCCTGCTGCTCACTGGGGTCAGTGCCCTCTATCTGATGAACTTGGCGGTCCTGCTGCGCCGGGTGATGCGGGCACTGCCCCGAATCAAGCGACTGGAGGCACCGGCACCCGCGCGGTGGCCGCGGGTGTCGATGATCATGCCCGCGCGCGACGAAGCGCGCACGTTGGAGCCCGCCATGCGCTCCAAGCTGGGCAACTCCTATCCCGAGCTCGAGCTGGTCCTGGTGAATGACCGCTCGACGGATGCGACGGGCTCCCTGGCCGATCGCTTCGCCCAGGAGGAGCCCCGGCTCCAGGTGGTCCACATCGAGCAGCTCCCCGCAGACTGGCTGGGAAAGGTCCATGCCATGCAGCGGGGATTGGAGCGCGCGAGCGGCGAGTGGATTCTCTTCAGCGACGCGGATGTCCACCTCGCGCCCAAGGCCCTGGAGCGGATCGTCGCCTACGCGGAGCACGAGGGACTCGAGCGTATAGGCAGGAGAGAGGCCGTGTTGAGGGGGAGGGCAGGAGCAGAGGGGCCGAGGAGGGCCGCTGACGGGTGCCGGCCGAGCTGTGAGCCGGGCCGGTGCAGAGGCCAAGCAGCCTCCTTGGGCATGCCTGCCCAGGCTGCCCTCCCATGA
- a CDS encoding GNAT family N-acetyltransferase produces the protein MSTQVPPTPPRPSRSSQRIRPYQAEDWDAVYDICVRTGAMGEDARGLLADASLLPDIYAGPYLTFEPNLAFVVEDAGRVVGYTLGTANTAAFIETWRERWLPRVASRYPPPVEPTRTTDEWLVSTLHHPERMLTPEIAPYPAHLHLDLLPEARGGGNGRRLLEAFFLAAAAAGAHSVHMGTNAQAAPFFARMGFARLPEADHNNLVFFHGLTGPLPSARAGT, from the coding sequence ATGTCCACCCAGGTCCCTCCCACCCCGCCTCGTCCCTCGCGCTCGTCTCAGCGGATTCGTCCCTACCAGGCAGAAGACTGGGACGCGGTGTACGACATCTGTGTGCGCACGGGCGCCATGGGAGAGGACGCGCGGGGCCTGCTCGCCGACGCCTCCTTGTTGCCGGACATCTACGCCGGTCCCTACCTGACCTTCGAGCCGAACCTGGCCTTCGTGGTCGAGGACGCGGGCCGCGTGGTGGGGTACACGCTGGGGACCGCCAACACCGCGGCGTTCATCGAGACGTGGCGTGAGCGATGGTTGCCGCGCGTGGCCTCGCGCTACCCACCCCCCGTGGAGCCGACCCGCACCACCGACGAGTGGTTGGTCTCCACGCTGCACCATCCCGAGCGAATGCTCACCCCCGAGATCGCCCCCTATCCGGCGCACCTGCACCTGGACCTGCTGCCCGAGGCGCGGGGAGGGGGGAACGGCCGACGACTCCTCGAGGCCTTCTTCCTCGCGGCGGCCGCGGCGGGAGCCCACTCCGTGCACATGGGAACGAACGCCCAGGCGGCGCCCTTCTTCGCGCGGATGGGGTTCGCGCGGCTCCCGGAGGCGGACCACAACAACCTCGTCTTCTTCCACGGCCTCACGGGGCCGCTGCCCTCCGCGAGAGCCGGCACTTGA
- a CDS encoding IS110 family transposase codes for MKKMGTKKGVQRRRTLTSLHPDAAGLDVGATFHVVAVPPGRAERSVRSFRSFTTELHALADWLTEVGIKTVAMESTGVYWIPVYEILEARGFEVLLVNARDVKHVPGRKTDVNDAQWLQQLHEHGLLRGSFRPREQVVQLRVYLRHRERLIEYAASHIQHMQKALMQMNVQLHHVVTDITGVTGMRIVRAIVVGERDPRVLASYRDVRCKASLETIEEGLKGNYRPEHVFALRQALELYDFHHRKVAECDAEVERVMHALNAGRVAPTRPLPKVRHASGRHEPAFDARGALYTLLGADLSQIHGFGPYTVLRLIAECGDDMRKWPTAKHFTSWLCLATGNKISGGRLLSSRTRRSSNRAATLLRIAAVSIGRTQTALGAFYRRLAARTGKAKAVTATARKLAVLFYNALRHGLAYEDPGVGYYEERYRQRAVRNLERRARQLGYTLVTPEAATGGVS; via the coding sequence ATGAAGAAGATGGGGACAAAGAAGGGAGTTCAGAGGCGCCGCACCCTCACGTCGCTGCATCCGGATGCGGCGGGCCTCGACGTGGGCGCCACTTTCCACGTGGTCGCGGTGCCGCCGGGACGTGCCGAGAGGTCGGTTCGCTCCTTCCGCAGCTTCACCACGGAGCTCCACGCACTCGCCGACTGGCTGACGGAGGTGGGCATCAAGACCGTGGCGATGGAATCCACGGGAGTCTATTGGATTCCCGTCTACGAGATTCTCGAGGCGCGGGGCTTCGAGGTCCTGCTCGTCAATGCGCGGGACGTCAAGCACGTGCCCGGCCGCAAGACGGATGTCAACGATGCTCAATGGCTGCAGCAACTGCACGAGCACGGACTGCTGCGCGGTAGCTTTCGGCCGCGCGAGCAGGTCGTGCAGCTACGCGTCTATCTGCGCCACCGCGAGCGGCTCATCGAGTACGCGGCGAGCCACATCCAGCACATGCAGAAGGCCCTCATGCAGATGAATGTCCAGCTCCATCACGTGGTGACGGACATTACAGGTGTGACCGGTATGAGGATTGTTCGGGCCATCGTCGTGGGGGAGCGGGATCCGAGAGTCCTCGCCTCCTATCGCGACGTACGCTGCAAGGCGTCGCTCGAAACCATCGAGGAGGGTCTCAAGGGCAACTATCGGCCCGAGCACGTGTTCGCGTTGCGTCAGGCCCTTGAGCTGTACGACTTCCATCATCGGAAAGTGGCGGAGTGCGACGCGGAGGTGGAGCGAGTCATGCACGCGCTCAACGCGGGACGCGTAGCACCGACGAGACCTCTTCCAAAGGTACGCCATGCGTCCGGTCGCCATGAGCCCGCCTTCGACGCCCGGGGCGCGCTTTATACATTGCTGGGGGCTGACCTCTCCCAAATCCACGGCTTTGGGCCCTACACCGTGCTTCGTCTCATCGCCGAGTGCGGCGACGACATGCGCAAGTGGCCAACAGCCAAGCACTTCACCTCGTGGCTGTGCCTGGCGACAGGCAATAAGATATCTGGAGGCCGACTGCTCAGCTCACGTACACGTCGCTCCTCCAATCGCGCGGCCACACTGCTGCGGATTGCCGCTGTCAGCATCGGTCGCACGCAAACCGCCCTGGGTGCCTTCTACCGGCGCCTGGCGGCGCGTACCGGCAAGGCCAAGGCGGTCACCGCCACCGCGCGCAAGCTCGCCGTCCTCTTCTACAATGCGCTCCGCCATGGTCTTGCGTACGAGGACCCGGGTGTCGGCTACTACGAAGAGCGCTACCGGCAGCGCGCCGTGCGCAATCTAGAGCGCAGGGCTCGGCAACTGGGGTACACCCTGGTGACCCCTGAAGCGGCCACGGGAGGAGTTTCTTAG